A region of the Thioploca ingrica genome:
GTAGGAGAATGGGTGATATATTATCAAAAAAAGCGTTGGGTAGGTTGATTTGAGCTAAAATGAAATTTTGAGTTATTTATCGTTAGGAAATTAAATTATGCTAAAGAAAATCGTCATCCTATTTATTACCATTCTATTTACGAGTTGTGTTACCTCGCCCCTTGGACGTAAGCAATTGATACTGATGCCCGCTGATCAAGTTGATACCATGGGGGTTGAAGCATTTAAGACTGTCAAAGAAAAAACGCCTTTAGAAACGAATTCTCAAGTCAATCATTATGTCACTTGTGTCGCCAATGCGATTATCCAAGTGAGCAATAGCACCGTGAAAAGTTGGGAAATCGCTGTATTTCGAGATGAATCTGCCAATGCTTTTGCTTTACCGGGCGGTAAAATTGGAGTCAATACCGGTTTATTGAAGGTAGCCGAAGATCAAAATCAATTAGGTACGGTCATTGGACATGAAGTTGCGCATGTCTTGGCTAATCATAGTAATGAACGAGTTTCGCAAGAATACGCGGTCCAACAAGGACTAGAATTGATTCAAGCGGTAACGAATGTCCAAACGCAAATGGGTCAAACGGTGATGGGTTTATTAGGAGTCGGTGCCCAATTTGGGATTTTATTACCTTATAGTCGGGTACATGAAAGTGAAGCGGATATATTAGGCTTAAATTTAATGGCAACGGCTGGTTTTGATCCACGAGCAAGTATTACGCTGTGGCAAAATATGGAACGTGCTGGTGGCTCTGAACCCCCTGAATTTCTTTCGACTCATCCTTCTCACAACACTCGCATAAATGATCTAGAAAATGCGATGAATAACGCCTTATCTTTATTCCAACAAGCTCAATCGGCCGGTAGAAGGCCAAATTGCCAATAAAATTAAGTTAAGTCGGGCGGGAATCTCCTCCTACCATTTTTCGCGTTGGATTGTTAACGATATTGGCAAGTAAAACGTAGGGTACGTCAGCGAAGCGTAACGCACCATTTGAGAGTATAAAAAAGCGGTGCGTTACGACGCAAAAAGACACGCCTAACCCGCTCTACGACTCAATGCCCTTAAGTTAAGCGATTTTAGCTCCTTCTCCCGCTGGGCTTATCCTTCCCCTTCATTTCCCCGGCAGTTTCAGTTTGAGCCAGGTTCTTCACTCTCACTCTCTTTGTTTTACACTAGGATATTTGGAGGGGTTTTTCAGGGGAAAAGAAAAGTGACCCAGGCCGGAAAATTTTCTCTTAACTTAAGGGCATTGGGCTACCCGACTGGATTGTCTTCCATAACTAGACTGAGACACGGACTGGCTAAATCCGAAAGGTTAGCTATCACAGCAACTGGGTTAGACCGGTAACTAAGCGGTAATTCGACGCAAA
Encoded here:
- a CDS encoding peptidase M48; translation: MLKKIVILFITILFTSCVTSPLGRKQLILMPADQVDTMGVEAFKTVKEKTPLETNSQVNHYVTCVANAIIQVSNSTVKSWEIAVFRDESANAFALPGGKIGVNTGLLKVAEDQNQLGTVIGHEVAHVLANHSNERVSQEYAVQQGLELIQAVTNVQTQMGQTVMGLLGVGAQFGILLPYSRVHESEADILGLNLMATAGFDPRASITLWQNMERAGGSEPPEFLSTHPSHNTRINDLENAMNNALSLFQQAQSAGRRPNCQ